The Pirellulimonas nuda genome includes a region encoding these proteins:
- a CDS encoding proton-conducting transporter transmembrane domain-containing protein, with product MTAESIMAFLAPVVLIAPAALLAVQGLAALLSRPLSEKHSALVTQVAVTAGLTAAIGVLALMLASGSRHVGIELGNWVSLPNDEFGEHFVFHLHFAFDRLSAPFTILSFLLVGTIGAFANRYLHREQGYGRFFLLYAVFLMGMVTAVLADTIETLFLGWELVGLSSALLVAYFHDRPAPVNNGQRVWAIYRFADAAFLMAAVALHHVTGAGDFASLTGQGPWPYGVATMAPENALFIGLLLLGAAAGKSALAPFCGWLPRAMEGPTPSSAVFYGALSVHLGVYLLLRVSPILELSPLLSAAVVMLGLVTAVYAAVVSRVQSDAKSMLAFASLTQVGIITVEIGLGFRYLALIHMIGHACLRTLQLLRTPSLLQDRNQIENAIGARLEENRGGSLLRLPPAVGRSVYRFAMQRGSLDALLDRYIVAPFIAAFSWCQRREEDWAALLSGERPGQAEQQPSDKRGAA from the coding sequence ATGACCGCCGAGTCGATCATGGCGTTCCTGGCCCCCGTTGTGCTGATTGCCCCGGCCGCGTTGTTGGCCGTACAGGGGCTGGCCGCGTTGTTGTCTCGGCCCTTGAGTGAGAAGCATTCGGCGTTGGTGACGCAGGTAGCCGTGACTGCCGGGCTGACCGCTGCGATCGGGGTGCTCGCCTTGATGCTGGCAAGCGGCTCACGCCATGTGGGCATCGAACTGGGCAACTGGGTGTCCCTGCCGAACGACGAGTTCGGCGAGCACTTTGTCTTCCACCTGCACTTCGCATTCGACCGGCTGTCGGCGCCGTTCACCATCTTGTCGTTCCTGTTGGTCGGCACGATCGGCGCGTTCGCCAATCGCTACCTGCATCGCGAGCAGGGCTACGGTCGCTTCTTCTTGCTCTACGCCGTGTTCTTGATGGGGATGGTCACCGCGGTGCTGGCGGACACCATCGAGACGCTGTTCCTGGGATGGGAGCTGGTCGGGCTGTCGTCCGCGCTGTTGGTGGCCTACTTCCACGACCGCCCCGCGCCGGTCAACAACGGGCAACGCGTGTGGGCCATCTACCGGTTCGCGGACGCCGCGTTCTTGATGGCCGCGGTGGCGCTGCACCACGTCACCGGCGCCGGCGACTTCGCCTCGCTCACGGGGCAGGGGCCCTGGCCCTACGGCGTGGCGACCATGGCGCCAGAGAACGCGCTGTTCATCGGGCTGCTGCTGCTTGGCGCCGCCGCGGGCAAGAGCGCCCTGGCCCCCTTCTGCGGGTGGCTGCCGCGCGCGATGGAGGGGCCCACGCCGTCGAGCGCCGTGTTCTACGGCGCCCTCTCGGTCCACCTGGGGGTGTACCTGCTGCTGCGGGTCAGCCCCATCCTCGAGCTCTCACCGCTGCTTTCGGCGGCCGTCGTCATGCTGGGCCTCGTCACCGCGGTCTACGCCGCGGTGGTTTCGCGGGTCCAGTCAGACGCAAAGTCGATGCTGGCGTTCGCGTCGCTCACCCAGGTGGGGATCATCACGGTCGAGATCGGCCTCGGCTTCCGCTACTTGGCCCTGATCCACATGATCGGCCACGCCTGTCTGCGGACGCTGCAGTTGCTGCGGACCCCCAGCCTGCTGCAGGACCGCAACCAGATCGAGAACGCCATCGGGGCGCGCTTGGAGGAAAACCGCGGCGGCTCCTTGCTGCGGTTGCCGCCGGCGGTCGGGCGATCGGTCTACCGATTCGCGATGCAGCGGGGATCGCTGGACGCGCTGCTCGACCGCTATATCGTCGCGCCTTTTATTGCGGCGTTCTCGTGGTGCCAGCGGCGCGAAGAGGACTGGGCGGCTCTGCTCTCGGGCGAACGTCCGGGGCAGGCTGAGCAGCAACCTAGCGACAAACGGGGCGCCGCATGA
- a CDS encoding all3515 family Zur-repressed PEP-CTERM protein — protein sequence MNALRYCLPALFCLPLVVGAAQAAPEPGITLYHVGVDNAPVIGFGSYSGLSNPNYQRLTFLLSHTFVDTPTSNHFHRIGSYGYTGDPLAPTPAFSANDSLPEPYYGDDGLALLPGAGAFAGKLVSGLGASTFPSDPIEQEYGDLTIRPIDNLLQYDGLDGGTHPGHYLLNASGDAYKSSVAGVSVGMMLTSITPGLTIHDASGAPLFSGVGETLMLGPGADWSVLPVFAVDASAATGTPFEATFVLKDLSASPTLSDSAPFSFSFVSATAVPEPSTWLLAIAGLVGAAALRRTGARLA from the coding sequence ATGAACGCTTTACGTTACTGCTTGCCTGCTTTGTTCTGTCTGCCGCTTGTGGTCGGCGCCGCGCAGGCCGCCCCAGAACCGGGCATCACGCTCTACCATGTCGGCGTCGACAACGCGCCTGTCATCGGGTTCGGGTCGTACTCCGGCCTGTCGAACCCGAACTACCAGCGACTCACGTTCTTGCTTTCTCACACGTTCGTCGACACGCCGACCAGCAACCACTTCCACCGCATCGGCTCGTACGGCTATACCGGCGACCCGCTGGCGCCGACCCCGGCGTTCAGCGCTAACGACAGCCTGCCAGAGCCGTACTACGGCGACGACGGCCTGGCGTTGCTGCCCGGCGCCGGCGCCTTTGCGGGCAAGCTGGTTTCTGGCCTGGGGGCTTCCACGTTTCCCTCGGACCCCATCGAACAGGAGTACGGCGACCTGACGATCCGTCCCATCGACAACCTGCTTCAGTACGACGGGCTGGACGGCGGCACGCACCCCGGGCACTACCTGCTGAACGCCAGCGGGGACGCCTACAAGTCGTCTGTGGCCGGCGTGAGCGTCGGCATGATGCTGACGTCGATCACCCCGGGGCTGACGATCCACGACGCCTCCGGCGCGCCGCTGTTCTCCGGCGTCGGAGAGACGTTGATGCTGGGCCCCGGCGCCGACTGGTCGGTGCTGCCTGTGTTTGCCGTGGACGCCTCGGCAGCGACGGGAACCCCGTTCGAGGCGACGTTTGTGCTGAAGGACCTGAGCGCGTCGCCAACCCTGAGCGATTCGGCGCCGTTTAGCTTCAGCTTCGTCTCGGCGACCGCGGTTCCGGAACCCTCGACTTGGTTGCTCGCTATCGCGGGCCTGGTCGGCGCTGCGGCGCTGCGTCGCACCGGCGCCCGCCTAGCGTAG
- a CDS encoding proton-conducting transporter transmembrane domain-containing protein, with protein MTTLHLPWLELAVLAPLLGAVLAARRVDVDWARKISLAASGAALLCVTAAWIDLVWVHAFAAHDGYDLLATVFGADPLVIDELSGPLLPLAALQFFLTILATLRTKAARFSFTWTLIAEAIVLATLSCRTPWMLVSLMTLAVVPPWVELVRRGASPRVFLIHMALFAALLVAGQTLVGASSGQGTLRWLGAGLIAAAVLVRSGVAPLHCWMADLFDRASFGTALLFVTPLTGAYVALRLLLPVAPGWLLGAVELASLATALYASGMTLVQTDARRFFSFLLLSNASLVLVGLEIATPIGLTGGLCVWLSVGLALTGFGITLRCVEARKGRMALDRFHGLYQASPTLAGFFLLTGLASIGFPGTIGFIAMELLVDGAVSSTPLIGAAVVLVAALNGLAVMHAYFRIFTGCEHTGTIDLRIRPAERVAVLILSALMIGGGIFPQAGVASRRHAVGALLRQRARFEAPAPHASNHGPNHGPVSAAVSGGSFPGAS; from the coding sequence ATGACCACACTCCACCTCCCTTGGCTTGAGCTGGCCGTGCTGGCGCCGCTGTTGGGCGCGGTGTTGGCGGCCCGCAGGGTCGATGTCGACTGGGCACGCAAGATCAGCCTGGCGGCGTCGGGCGCGGCGCTGCTGTGCGTCACGGCGGCCTGGATCGACCTGGTGTGGGTGCACGCGTTCGCCGCGCACGACGGGTACGACCTGCTCGCCACGGTGTTCGGCGCCGACCCGCTGGTGATCGACGAGCTGAGCGGGCCGCTGCTGCCGCTGGCCGCGCTGCAGTTCTTCTTGACCATCCTCGCTACGCTCCGCACCAAGGCGGCCAGGTTCTCGTTCACGTGGACGCTGATCGCCGAGGCGATCGTGCTGGCGACGCTGAGTTGCAGGACCCCCTGGATGCTTGTGTCGTTGATGACGCTGGCGGTCGTTCCACCGTGGGTAGAGCTGGTGCGTCGCGGCGCCTCGCCGCGCGTCTTCTTGATCCACATGGCGCTGTTCGCCGCGCTGCTCGTCGCCGGTCAGACGCTGGTGGGGGCGTCCTCCGGGCAGGGGACGCTCCGCTGGCTGGGCGCCGGGCTGATCGCCGCGGCCGTGCTGGTCCGCAGCGGCGTGGCGCCGCTGCACTGCTGGATGGCCGACCTGTTCGACCGGGCAAGCTTCGGCACCGCGCTGCTGTTTGTCACGCCGCTCACCGGCGCCTACGTGGCGCTCCGCCTGCTGCTGCCGGTGGCCCCCGGGTGGCTGCTGGGCGCGGTCGAGCTCGCCTCGCTGGCGACGGCGCTCTACGCCTCGGGGATGACGCTGGTGCAGACCGACGCCCGCCGGTTCTTCAGCTTCCTGTTGCTCAGCAACGCCTCGCTGGTGCTGGTGGGGCTAGAGATCGCTACCCCCATCGGCCTGACCGGCGGGCTGTGCGTGTGGCTCTCGGTGGGCCTCGCGCTAACCGGGTTCGGCATCACGCTCCGCTGTGTCGAAGCCCGCAAGGGCCGCATGGCGCTCGACCGCTTCCACGGGCTGTACCAGGCCTCGCCCACGCTGGCCGGCTTCTTTCTGCTCACCGGCCTGGCGAGCATCGGCTTCCCGGGCACGATCGGCTTTATCGCGATGGAGCTGCTGGTCGACGGCGCCGTGTCGTCCACCCCCTTGATCGGCGCGGCGGTTGTGCTGGTCGCGGCGCTGAACGGGTTGGCGGTGATGCACGCCTACTTCCGCATCTTCACCGGATGCGAACACACCGGAACGATCGACCTACGGATCCGGCCCGCCGAGCGCGTGGCCGTACTGATCCTGTCCGCGCTGATGATCGGCGGAGGGATCTTCCCGCAGGCGGGGGTGGCCTCACGCCGCCACGCGGTGGGCGCCCTGCTGAGGCAGCGCGCCAGGTTCGAGGCGCCGGCGCCGCACGCTTCCAATCACGGGCCCAACCACGGGCCCGTTTCCGCCGCTGTCTCGGGCGGCTCTTTCCCTGGAGCTTCGTAA
- a CDS encoding ABC transporter ATP-binding protein, which translates to MACVRLTNLNKHYPGFHAVRDISVDIADGEFVVLVGPSGCGKSTTLRMIAGLEEVTSGDIFIGDRRVNDVAPAKRDVAMVFQNYALYPHMTVRKNLSFGLRMRRTPRPEIESRVAEASAMLGLDALLDRRPKELSGGQRQRVALGRAIVRQPQVFLFDEPLSNLDAKLRSETRTEIAALHRRLGTTMIYVTHDQVEAMTLGDRLVLMRDGVVQQAAPPLEVYHRPANRFVAAFIGSPAMNLFPGGVRGGQFRPDGSTNSVPMPGVADGPAVLGVRPEDLLIDGSGMPLAEGSLYGIEQLGHENLLHLNVGPTPCVVRTPLAPPGEPPARVRLSVGPGAVHLFAADDGGRRLA; encoded by the coding sequence ATGGCCTGCGTCCGACTCACCAACCTGAACAAGCACTACCCCGGCTTCCACGCCGTGCGGGATATCTCGGTTGATATCGCCGACGGCGAGTTTGTCGTTCTCGTGGGGCCCAGCGGCTGCGGCAAGAGCACCACGCTGCGGATGATCGCCGGGCTCGAAGAGGTCACCTCGGGCGACATCTTCATCGGCGACCGACGCGTGAACGACGTCGCCCCGGCCAAGCGTGACGTCGCGATGGTGTTCCAGAACTACGCGCTCTACCCGCACATGACGGTGCGCAAGAACCTGTCGTTCGGGCTGCGGATGCGGCGCACGCCCCGGCCGGAGATCGAGAGCCGCGTCGCCGAGGCCTCTGCGATGCTGGGGCTCGACGCACTGCTCGACCGCCGCCCGAAGGAGCTCTCGGGCGGGCAGCGGCAGCGCGTGGCGCTCGGCCGCGCGATCGTACGCCAGCCCCAGGTGTTCCTGTTCGACGAGCCGCTGTCGAACCTCGACGCCAAGCTGCGCTCCGAGACGCGCACCGAGATCGCTGCGCTCCATCGGCGGCTCGGAACGACGATGATCTACGTCACGCACGACCAGGTCGAGGCGATGACCCTCGGAGACCGGCTGGTTCTGATGCGCGACGGCGTGGTGCAGCAGGCGGCGCCCCCGCTGGAGGTGTACCACCGGCCCGCGAACCGGTTTGTCGCCGCGTTCATCGGCAGCCCCGCGATGAACCTCTTCCCGGGCGGGGTCCGCGGCGGGCAGTTTCGTCCGGATGGGTCGACCAACAGCGTTCCGATGCCGGGCGTGGCGGACGGCCCGGCGGTGCTGGGGGTCCGTCCCGAAGACCTGCTGATCGATGGCTCGGGCATGCCCCTTGCAGAAGGGTCTCTGTACGGCATCGAGCAATTGGGGCACGAGAACCTGCTGCACCTGAACGTCGGCCCAACCCCCTGCGTGGTCCGCACGCCGCTGGCCCCGCCGGGCGAGCCCCCGGCTCGGGTGCGGCTCAGCGTGGGGCCGGGCGCTGTGCACTTGTTCGCCGCGGACGACGGAGGCCGGCGGTTGGCGTAG
- a CDS encoding prepilin-type N-terminal cleavage/methylation domain-containing protein — protein sequence MRPVLRCRCAPNRAGFTLVELLVVIAIIGVLVALLLPAVQAARAAARRTQCASGMRQLGLAVHQFATVHNGKFPLVAHGHDQSESWIDSLRPFMEDVDKVRYCPEEQDEIDQARATVAGRVAEGLAPAGAERKLTSYAFNAYLRKKDRISPGLPPPIRAAMQRQNEGRYASLYDLPATNKTIVLFEVTIAQVATNYDHVESDEWFSEQNLASNASTGAVWNDVRGGIAVDRHAGGVANYLYADGHVEALASEQVAQWCQEGFNFARPPE from the coding sequence ATGCGCCCAGTCCTGCGCTGCCGGTGCGCGCCTAACCGCGCCGGTTTCACCCTTGTCGAACTGCTGGTGGTGATCGCCATCATCGGCGTGCTGGTTGCGCTGTTACTGCCCGCCGTGCAGGCGGCCCGGGCCGCGGCCCGGCGCACCCAGTGCGCCAGCGGCATGCGGCAGTTGGGTCTGGCGGTGCACCAGTTCGCTACGGTGCACAACGGCAAGTTCCCGCTGGTGGCCCACGGGCACGACCAGTCGGAGTCGTGGATCGACAGCCTGCGCCCCTTCATGGAAGACGTGGACAAGGTCCGCTACTGCCCGGAAGAACAGGACGAGATCGACCAGGCGCGGGCCACGGTAGCGGGCCGGGTGGCCGAGGGGCTGGCCCCGGCGGGCGCCGAGCGCAAGCTCACCAGCTACGCGTTCAACGCCTACCTGCGCAAGAAGGACCGCATCTCCCCCGGGCTGCCGCCGCCGATCCGGGCGGCGATGCAGCGGCAGAACGAGGGGCGCTACGCGAGCCTGTACGACCTGCCCGCCACCAACAAGACGATCGTGCTGTTCGAGGTGACGATCGCCCAGGTAGCGACCAACTACGACCACGTTGAGTCGGACGAGTGGTTCAGCGAGCAGAACCTCGCGAGCAACGCCTCGACCGGCGCGGTGTGGAACGACGTGCGCGGCGGCATCGCCGTCGATCGTCACGCCGGCGGGGTGGCGAACTACCTGTACGCGGACGGCCACGTCGAGGCCCTGGCGTCGGAGCAGGTCGCCCAGTGGTGCCAGGAAGGTTTTAACTTTGCCAGGCCGCCCGAGTAG
- a CDS encoding SulP family inorganic anion transporter produces MSHPAARSPQTAPGPAGEVPVGDASGFVRYLKHDLLSGFLVFLIALPLCLGISLASGYPPLAGIFTAIIGAIVTTFLSNSELTIKGPAAGLIVIALGCINEFQASPGAAGSAYQAALAVGVAAAVLQICFGLFRAGILGEFFPSATVHGMLAAIGVIIMIKQIPVALGVSAKGEPLEMLREIPTYVREANPAIAAIGLVSIAIMFLWPVVKKRLGPIGLIPAPMIVLLIAVGMGEGFDLLHKHSYTLQNHEYQLSDRFLVAMPDHVFGMFEQIAFPDFTALNQPMAWKWVFMFFAIGSLESLLSAKAVDLLDPWKRKTNMNRDVMAVGIANLGAAMVGGLPMISEIVRSKANIDNGARTRFADLWHGLFLLLCVALIPMALHHIPLAALAAMLVYTGFRLAHPMEFVNVYRIGKEQLAIFVTTLVMVLATDLLMGVAAGILLKISIHVANGVPLRSLFKPYLEIQDLSPDTSLIIARDSAVFSNWIPFRRQIEQIGLVQKRNLIIDLSDAKLVDHSTMEKLEELHADFQKEGIGFEVRGLGAHRQLSKHALAARKQELTRMRRITVLADASAEAQLERGLAELGARGFSSSPCRELRGAHRQNGTPGADAMVRIEIIAAPGDASTLFDYLENEPFAGGRVVVFSELIEVLRSDPDPLVDGGLASDDQHALLEASR; encoded by the coding sequence ATGAGTCATCCTGCTGCACGCTCGCCCCAGACGGCCCCGGGGCCGGCCGGTGAGGTCCCCGTCGGCGACGCCAGCGGGTTTGTCCGCTACCTGAAGCACGACCTGCTGTCGGGCTTCTTGGTGTTCTTGATCGCGTTGCCGTTGTGCCTGGGCATCTCGCTGGCGTCGGGGTACCCGCCGCTGGCGGGCATCTTCACGGCCATCATCGGCGCGATCGTCACCACGTTCCTGAGCAACTCGGAGCTGACGATCAAGGGCCCCGCCGCGGGCCTGATCGTCATCGCGCTGGGCTGCATCAACGAGTTCCAAGCCAGCCCCGGCGCCGCCGGGTCGGCCTACCAAGCGGCCCTCGCGGTGGGGGTCGCCGCGGCGGTGCTGCAGATCTGCTTTGGCCTGTTCCGTGCGGGGATCTTGGGAGAGTTCTTCCCGTCGGCCACCGTGCACGGCATGCTGGCGGCGATCGGCGTGATCATCATGATCAAGCAGATCCCGGTGGCGCTGGGCGTGTCCGCCAAGGGGGAGCCGCTGGAGATGCTCCGCGAGATCCCCACCTACGTCCGCGAGGCCAACCCCGCGATCGCGGCGATCGGCTTGGTGAGCATCGCCATCATGTTCCTGTGGCCGGTGGTGAAGAAGCGGCTCGGACCGATCGGGCTCATCCCGGCGCCGATGATCGTGCTGCTGATCGCGGTCGGCATGGGGGAGGGCTTCGACCTGCTGCACAAACACTCCTACACGCTGCAGAACCACGAGTACCAGCTCAGCGACCGGTTCTTGGTGGCTATGCCCGACCACGTGTTCGGCATGTTCGAGCAGATCGCCTTCCCGGACTTCACCGCGCTGAACCAGCCGATGGCCTGGAAGTGGGTCTTCATGTTCTTCGCCATCGGCAGCCTCGAGTCGCTGCTCAGCGCCAAGGCGGTCGACCTGCTCGACCCCTGGAAGCGTAAGACCAACATGAACCGCGACGTGATGGCCGTTGGCATCGCCAACCTGGGCGCCGCCATGGTCGGCGGGCTGCCGATGATCTCCGAGATCGTCCGCTCCAAGGCCAATATCGACAACGGCGCCCGCACGCGCTTCGCCGACCTGTGGCACGGGCTGTTCCTGCTGCTGTGCGTGGCGCTCATCCCGATGGCGTTGCACCACATCCCGCTGGCGGCGCTCGCCGCGATGCTGGTCTACACCGGCTTCCGTTTGGCCCACCCGATGGAGTTCGTGAACGTCTACCGGATCGGCAAAGAGCAGCTAGCGATCTTCGTCACCACGCTGGTGATGGTGCTGGCGACCGACCTGCTGATGGGGGTGGCCGCGGGCATCCTGCTAAAGATCAGCATCCACGTCGCCAACGGCGTGCCGTTGCGTTCGCTGTTCAAGCCCTACCTGGAGATCCAAGACCTCAGCCCCGACACCAGCCTGATCATCGCCCGCGATTCGGCCGTTTTCAGCAACTGGATCCCGTTCCGGCGGCAGATCGAGCAGATCGGGCTGGTGCAGAAGCGGAACCTGATCATCGACCTCTCCGACGCCAAGCTGGTAGACCACAGCACGATGGAGAAGCTAGAAGAGCTGCACGCCGACTTCCAGAAGGAAGGGATCGGGTTCGAGGTCCGTGGGTTGGGCGCCCACCGCCAGCTCTCCAAGCACGCCCTCGCGGCGCGCAAGCAGGAACTGACCAGGATGCGGAGGATCACGGTGCTGGCCGACGCCAGCGCCGAGGCGCAGCTTGAGCGCGGGCTCGCCGAGTTGGGCGCCCGCGGGTTCTCTAGCTCACCCTGCCGCGAGCTGCGCGGCGCCCACCGCCAGAACGGCACGCCCGGCGCCGACGCGATGGTGCGGATCGAGATCATCGCCGCGCCGGGGGACGCCTCGACGTTGTTCGACTACCTGGAGAACGAGCCTTTCGCCGGCGGACGCGTTGTGGTGTTCTCTGAGTTGATCGAGGTGCTGCGGTCCGATCCCGACCCGCTGGTCGACGGCGGTCTTGCGTCGGACGACCAGCATGCGTTGTTGGAGGCCTCGCGCTAG
- a CDS encoding PQQ-dependent sugar dehydrogenase: protein MQRPLPLLVAATLCLIAGPLLADFPTGNPIGAAIPLSSFSVEVEDVLRIPNSSGQAPRLEGLVHGGVPGLAYVYDQRGAIYTFNPTDASPTPTLFFNIYSQVQNGNIGVQTGLRGLAFHPDFNTPGAAGQGKFYTAHSRNAFAAAVGSPKFFNSPPGLNHDSVIGEWSVDPNGVVVPSSYRELIRVGQPENDHNVGEIGFNPNAAPGDPDYGNLYIALGDGGGVGNPNNTAQNISINAAGSGGKGFPHGSLLRVNPLASGGNPFTVPSDNPFVGQADVIQEVWAYGLRNPHNFDWDSVTGKMLIADIGQANVEEINLGVAGANYGWSVSEGTFRVVNANVVDNLPVDHPADPYTYPVAQYDHDLNNNNQPDGLIAVAGGPVYRGEALPGLTGRYLFGDFAQGGALYSVGVGDLELRDDLTNVGQYSGGHLAPISELRLTRGGSPTTLLAIIRNASQNFGLSRTDVRIAAGPDGEVYLLNKHDGMVRRLASITGVLPGDFNNDGAVDAADYTVWCDHVGAPSGTLPNDPEGGVIGQSQYELWRANFAAAAQAATAASVPEPATATLLAAFGAIAALGIRRRQAA from the coding sequence ATGCAACGCCCTCTCCCGCTGTTGGTTGCCGCAACGCTGTGCCTGATCGCCGGGCCGCTCCTGGCCGACTTTCCCACGGGCAATCCGATCGGTGCGGCGATCCCGCTGTCTAGCTTCAGCGTCGAAGTAGAAGACGTGCTGCGGATCCCCAACAGCTCCGGGCAGGCGCCCCGGCTGGAAGGGCTGGTCCACGGGGGCGTGCCGGGGCTGGCCTATGTGTACGATCAGCGGGGCGCGATCTACACGTTCAACCCCACCGACGCGAGCCCCACGCCGACGCTGTTCTTCAACATCTACTCGCAGGTGCAGAACGGCAACATCGGCGTCCAGACGGGCCTGCGGGGGCTGGCGTTCCACCCCGATTTCAACACCCCCGGCGCCGCGGGGCAGGGGAAGTTCTACACCGCCCACAGCCGCAACGCCTTTGCGGCGGCCGTGGGTTCTCCCAAGTTCTTCAACTCGCCCCCGGGGCTCAACCACGACTCCGTGATCGGCGAGTGGTCCGTCGATCCCAACGGCGTTGTGGTCCCCAGCTCGTACCGCGAGCTGATCCGCGTTGGTCAGCCAGAGAACGACCACAACGTCGGCGAGATCGGGTTCAACCCCAACGCGGCGCCGGGCGACCCCGATTACGGGAACCTGTACATCGCGCTGGGGGATGGCGGCGGGGTCGGGAACCCCAACAACACCGCGCAAAACATCTCGATCAACGCGGCCGGCAGCGGCGGCAAGGGCTTCCCGCACGGCTCGCTGCTGCGGGTCAACCCGCTCGCCTCGGGGGGGAATCCCTTCACCGTGCCGAGCGACAACCCGTTCGTCGGCCAGGCCGACGTGATTCAAGAGGTGTGGGCCTACGGCCTGCGGAACCCGCACAACTTCGACTGGGACAGCGTGACAGGGAAGATGCTGATCGCAGACATCGGCCAGGCCAATGTTGAGGAGATCAACCTGGGGGTCGCCGGCGCCAACTACGGCTGGAGCGTCAGCGAGGGGACCTTCCGCGTGGTCAACGCGAACGTCGTGGACAACCTGCCGGTCGACCATCCTGCGGATCCATACACCTACCCGGTGGCGCAGTACGACCACGACCTGAACAACAACAACCAGCCGGACGGCCTGATCGCCGTCGCCGGGGGCCCCGTCTACCGCGGCGAGGCGCTCCCCGGGCTGACCGGGAGGTACCTCTTCGGCGATTTCGCCCAGGGCGGGGCGCTCTACTCGGTCGGCGTTGGCGACCTGGAGCTGCGCGACGACTTGACCAACGTCGGCCAGTACAGCGGCGGCCACTTGGCCCCGATCTCCGAGCTCCGGCTCACGCGCGGCGGCTCGCCCACGACGCTCCTAGCGATCATCCGGAACGCGAGCCAGAACTTCGGACTCAGCCGGACCGACGTCCGCATCGCAGCGGGGCCGGACGGCGAGGTCTACTTGTTGAACAAGCACGACGGGATGGTCCGTCGGCTCGCGTCGATCACGGGGGTGCTGCCGGGCGACTTCAACAACGACGGCGCTGTAGACGCCGCCGATTACACGGTGTGGTGCGACCACGTCGGCGCCCCGTCGGGAACCCTGCCCAACGACCCCGAGGGGGGCGTGATCGGTCAGTCGCAGTACGAGCTGTGGCGGGCGAACTTCGCCGCCGCGGCCCAGGCCGCCACGGCCGCCTCCGTGCCGGAACCCGCCACGGCGACGCTGCTGGCCGCGTTCGGCGCAATTGCAGCGCTCGGCATCCGCCGACGCCAAGCCGCCTAG